In a genomic window of Bicyclus anynana chromosome 5, ilBicAnyn1.1, whole genome shotgun sequence:
- the LOC112052551 gene encoding uncharacterized protein LOC112052551 encodes MCDKTLLKSFILAMAAASVLARPEPPSSYGPPSTSYGAPAPQYGPPQQPIVHKHVYVHVPPPDNEPPALRKPVYVPPPQKHYKIVFIKAPTPPTPTAPVIPLQPQNEEKTLVYVLVKKPEEQPEIVIPTPAPTQPSKPEVYFIRYKTQKQEGYPDAAPPAPQYGPPASAPSSEYGAP; translated from the exons ATGTGTGACAAAACG TTATTGAAGTCGTTTATTTTGGCTATGGCGGCGGCGAGCGTCCTCGCGCGCCCCGAGCCGCCGTCTTCATACGGGCCGCCGTCCACTTCGTACGGAGCGCCCGCACCTCAGTACGGACCACCTCAGCAACCGATTGTCCACAAACATGTATACGTTCACGTACCACCGCCGGACAATGAACCGCCAGCCCTGCGCAAGCCCGTATACGTACCGCCGCCGCAGAAACACTATAAGATTGTGTTCATCAAGGCGCCCACGCCTCCTACCCCGACCGCTCCAGTGATCCCGCTGCAGCCTCAGAACGAGGAGAAGACACTCGTGTACGTGTTGGTCAAGAAGCCCGAAGAGCAGCCCGAAATTGTTATTCCGACCCCAGCGCCGACGCAGCCCTCCAAACCTGAGGTTTACTTCATCAGATACAAGACACAG AAACAAGAAGGATACCCGGATGCTGCGCCGCCCGCACCGCAGTACGGCCCACCAGCTTCTGCTCCTTCTTCAGAATACGGCGCACCCTAG
- the LOC112052578 gene encoding uncharacterized protein LOC112052578 — protein sequence MSLTIAGETKIDSEPCVVAWNDKLFVGTDAGSILTFDSNLSPGASWTAHAVQLFALTASDGKLYSASNDGGIRIWTYDGQKISELPIPDADVESICTHGNYVYAGDELGNIYVFENNSLIANYNVLEEVKDLAICPPLMFTVRDLYVTVTEIKPEKSKDRFATVHVMEGRAPLQVSGSHLVVTSRGGNSIQLHEMDLGSKFKKLDEVKVSEMILTSMSVREDFVWTGGWDGCAKRWRIDGEKLLPAGEINLGVCINAVIAVNGDNAYALLSGGRIIYIKAA from the exons ATGTCTTTAACTATTGCTGGGGAAACAAAAATCGACTCAGAACCATGTGTTGTGGCTTGGAACGATAAACTATTCGTCGGTACAGACGCCGGCTCGATTTTA ACTTTCGATTCAAATCTTTCGCCGGGCGCTTCGTGGACCGCGCATGCTGTACAATTGTTTGCTTTGACTGCGAGCGATGGAAAACTATATTCAGCCTCCAATGATGGCGGAATAAGAATATGGACATATGACGGACAAAAAATATCCGAGCTGCCAATTCCTGATGCCGATGTAGAATCCATATGCACCCATGGAAATTATGTGTATGCTGGTGACGAATTGGGAAAC ATTTATGTATTTGAAAACAATAGTTTGATAGCTAATTACAATGTTCTAGAGGAAGTAAAGGATTTAGCAATATGTCCACCACTTATGTTTACGGTGCGGGATCTATACGTAACTGTTACAGAAATCAAACCTG aaaaatcaaAAGATCGGTTTGCAACCGTCCATGTTATGGAGGGAAGGGCTCCCTTACAAGTCTCTGGGTCGCATCTAGTAGTCACGTCTAGAGGCGGCAATAGTATTCAACTGCACGAAATGGATTTGGGcagcaaatttaaaaaactggaCGAAGTCAAG GTTAGTGAGATGATATTAACGAGTATGTCCGTGAGGGAAGATTTCGTCTGGACCGGAGGCTGGGATGGCTGCGCAAAGAGGTGGAGAATTGACGGAGAGAAGTTACTACCAGCTGGAGAAATAAACCTAGGAGTTTGTATTAATGCTGTCATAGCTGTTAACGGAGATAATGCTTATGCACTTTTATCAGGCGGcagaattatttatataaaggcagcataa